Proteins from one Dysgonomonas sp. HDW5A genomic window:
- a CDS encoding AraC family transcriptional regulator, with protein sequence MKLYIKNMVCPRCIMAVENILNHLNISPLDIRLGEVVLKEDINKEQTSVLRKELDRLGFELLDNNQQQLIEKIKAIVIKQVHYTDEQNLNISNILVSELHRDYSYLSKLFSTTEGITIEHFVILQKIERVKELLTYDQQTLSEIADELSYSSVAHLSAQFKKVTGLTPTQFKQQGIDLRRGLEEI encoded by the coding sequence ATGAAATTATATATAAAAAACATGGTTTGCCCGCGCTGTATTATGGCAGTAGAAAATATTCTCAACCATTTGAATATTTCGCCTCTAGACATAAGACTGGGAGAAGTTGTGCTTAAAGAGGATATTAACAAAGAGCAAACAAGCGTTCTTCGAAAAGAATTAGACAGGCTAGGTTTCGAATTATTAGATAATAATCAGCAACAATTAATTGAGAAAATCAAAGCTATTGTTATCAAACAGGTTCATTACACTGATGAGCAAAACTTAAATATTTCAAACATACTTGTTTCGGAGCTTCACCGTGATTATTCGTACCTCAGTAAGTTATTTTCGACCACCGAAGGTATTACAATAGAGCATTTTGTTATCCTTCAGAAAATAGAACGGGTAAAAGAGCTTCTAACCTACGATCAGCAGACTTTAAGTGAAATAGCTGACGAACTTTCATACAGCAGTGTGGCTCATTTGTCGGCACAGTTCAAAAAGGTCACCGGGTTAACCCCCACTCAATTCAAACAGCAGGGAATTGATTTAAGACGGGGATTGGAAGAGATATAA
- a CDS encoding PhoH family protein translates to MAKSKKKNFVLDTNVILHDFRCLDNFEENDIYIPIVVLEELDKFKKGNDQINYNAREFLRQLDSITDDDLFSKGAKLGAGMGKLYIETSIKSQDRIHEVFPEKIPDHRILSVVLDITERDPKTKTILVTKDINLRMKARSIGLFAEDYINDKVADAFLFEEEAKTFSGLSASMIDRLYEEADGVNLDEFDLELPVNPNECFVMKNGKKSALARYNPFTKKIKKVEKQTCFGIQPRNAEQAFAFEVLNDPDIKLVALTGKAGTGKTLLALASALKQNENYNQILLARPIVALSNKDLGFLPGDEKQKIAPYMQPLFDNLTVIKSNLSFNGAETRKIEELQTSKKLEVEALAYIRGRSLSETYCIVDEAQNLTPHEIKTIITRAGEGTKMVFTGDLQQIDSPYLDSQSNGLAYMIDKMKSQDLFAHVNLLKGERSRLSELASQLL, encoded by the coding sequence ATGGCAAAGAGTAAAAAGAAAAATTTCGTGTTAGATACAAACGTTATATTGCACGATTTCAGATGTTTGGATAATTTTGAGGAAAATGATATTTACATTCCTATCGTAGTGTTGGAAGAATTGGATAAATTTAAAAAGGGTAACGATCAGATAAATTACAATGCCCGTGAATTTCTCCGTCAACTGGATAGTATAACCGATGACGATCTCTTTAGCAAAGGAGCCAAGTTGGGAGCAGGAATGGGTAAACTTTACATCGAAACAAGCATCAAATCACAAGATCGTATTCATGAAGTATTTCCCGAAAAAATACCCGATCACCGAATCCTTTCGGTAGTATTGGATATTACGGAGAGAGACCCCAAAACCAAAACGATACTTGTAACCAAGGATATAAACCTGAGGATGAAAGCTCGTTCGATAGGTTTGTTTGCCGAAGATTATATAAACGATAAAGTTGCAGATGCCTTTCTGTTCGAAGAAGAAGCCAAAACCTTTTCGGGTCTCAGTGCTTCGATGATCGATCGTTTGTATGAGGAAGCAGACGGAGTTAATCTGGATGAATTTGATCTCGAATTGCCGGTCAATCCGAATGAATGTTTTGTGATGAAAAATGGCAAAAAGAGTGCTTTGGCCCGTTACAATCCATTTACTAAAAAAATAAAGAAAGTAGAGAAACAAACCTGTTTTGGGATTCAACCGCGTAATGCGGAGCAGGCTTTTGCATTTGAGGTATTGAATGATCCCGATATAAAGCTGGTTGCCTTAACCGGAAAAGCCGGTACAGGGAAAACTCTTCTGGCATTGGCTTCGGCTCTGAAACAAAACGAAAATTACAATCAGATATTACTTGCACGCCCTATTGTAGCATTGAGTAATAAAGATTTAGGTTTTTTACCCGGAGACGAAAAACAAAAGATTGCACCCTATATGCAACCCTTGTTTGATAACTTGACGGTGATAAAAAGTAATCTGTCTTTTAATGGTGCCGAAACACGAAAGATTGAAGAATTGCAAACCAGTAAAAAACTCGAGGTAGAAGCATTGGCATACATCAGAGGTAGAAGTCTATCTGAAACATATTGTATTGTGGATGAGGCTCAGAACCTTACTCCTCATGAAATTAAAACAATAATAACCCGTGCAGGTGAAGGTACTAAAATGGTATTTACAGGCGATTTGCAGCAAATCGACTCACCTTATCTCGATAGTCAGTCTAACGGATTAGCATATATGATCGATAAAATGAAGTCTCAGGACTTATTTGCACACGTCAATCTGCTAAAAGGTGAGAGGAGTCGTTTGTCTGAGCTGGCAAGTCAATTATTGTAA
- a CDS encoding tetratricopeptide repeat protein, whose product MASRKERELQEERDWNKIDEAVIASESFVMRYRNQLMIGIGAVLVLVGVYFAYQSFYLEPKNNEAQTAMFRGEQYFQAGMDSLALFGDGNAYIGFEQIINEYGSTKSGDLAKAYAGLSYARMGKYEQALNYLKDFKGGDKMITPAVHGAIGDCLVNTGKPEEAVSHFEKAAKSADDVLLSPIFYKKAAIVYRELKNYDKVISLFTTIKNNYLSSPEASEADKYILEATLLKGSN is encoded by the coding sequence ATGGCAAGTAGAAAGGAAAGAGAACTTCAAGAAGAAAGAGACTGGAACAAGATTGATGAGGCTGTAATTGCATCGGAGAGTTTCGTAATGAGATATCGTAATCAGTTGATGATAGGAATCGGAGCTGTTTTGGTACTTGTTGGAGTCTATTTTGCTTACCAAAGCTTTTATTTAGAGCCTAAAAATAATGAGGCACAAACAGCAATGTTTCGTGGCGAACAGTATTTTCAGGCAGGAATGGATTCTCTGGCTTTGTTTGGAGATGGCAATGCTTATATTGGTTTTGAGCAAATTATCAACGAATACGGCTCAACAAAAAGCGGCGATTTAGCTAAAGCATATGCCGGACTTTCTTATGCTCGTATGGGCAAATACGAACAAGCTCTTAATTACCTGAAAGATTTTAAAGGTGGAGATAAAATGATTACTCCTGCAGTTCACGGAGCAATCGGCGATTGTCTTGTTAATACAGGAAAACCCGAAGAAGCTGTTTCTCATTTCGAAAAAGCAGCAAAATCGGCTGATGATGTATTATTAAGCCCTATCTTTTATAAAAAAGCAGCAATTGTGTATCGTGAGTTGAAAAACTACGATAAGGTAATCTCTTTGTTTACTACAATTAAAAATAACTATCTGTCTTCACCCGAAGCTTCGGAAGCTGATAAATATATCTTGGAAGCGACCTTGTTGAAAGGTTCGAACTGA
- the ribH gene encoding 6,7-dimethyl-8-ribityllumazine synthase, producing MATAYHNLSSYDATKVPNGEDMKIGIIVSEWNEDITYALRDGACQTLVKHGVKPENILVDYVPGSFELIYGAQIFADVHEVDAVIVLGCVVRGDTPHFDYVCSGVTQEIARLNVMHSIPFIFGLLTTDDMQQAIDRAGGRHGNKGDECAVTAIKMIDFSRRNQ from the coding sequence ATGGCAACAGCTTATCATAATTTATCATCGTACGATGCAACCAAAGTTCCAAACGGAGAAGATATGAAAATAGGTATAATCGTTTCGGAATGGAATGAGGATATAACTTATGCCCTTCGTGACGGAGCTTGCCAAACTTTAGTAAAGCATGGTGTAAAGCCCGAAAATATTTTGGTAGATTATGTTCCCGGTAGTTTTGAGCTTATTTATGGAGCTCAGATATTTGCCGATGTGCACGAGGTCGATGCAGTTATAGTATTGGGCTGTGTGGTACGTGGCGATACTCCTCATTTCGATTATGTTTGCAGTGGAGTGACACAAGAAATTGCTCGCCTGAATGTAATGCATTCTATCCCATTTATATTTGGATTGTTGACTACTGATGATATGCAACAGGCAATTGACAGAGCCGGTGGAAGACATGGTAATAAAGGTGATGAATGTGCCGTGACAGCCATTAAAATGATCGATTTTTCGAGAAGAAATCAATAA
- a CDS encoding TonB-dependent receptor, protein MKHSSQKKYLRKVFSQRILFLLLLGFVSIASVHAQITISGTVTDTKNEPMIGISVIVKNSTKGTVTDLDGKYTISVPDSKSVLVFSFISYKTQEITVGSQKVINVRLEDASAALDEVVVVGYGTQKKSDLTGGISTISSDKIAKIPAVSLGQRLQGQIAGLNVTSSNNKPGEDATFRVRGEKSLSGGNNPLIILDGIPFNGNITEIDQNSVDNISVLRDASSAAIYGSRAANGVILITTKKGKVGKPVVRYNGYVGFQQAEWLPDLRNGDEYIQLLKDFRKDMGDKQWDNPKAWLQLSLVDNFQNGRETDWNKELFRTALQQEHQVSLSGATDATNYFVSLSYSDQDGIVKYTGYKKYAVTSNINQKIGSWLNVGANIQLLERNRGGKSPNFAYGFRMSPYGDVRDENGRYVRYPMSPETMYYSPFADQDAILDDVSRAAYTNAYADIKLPVKGLSYRANFGYSYRHREEGSYYGSTTMTGEPVGGSASITNTSYGDWTWENIVRYDNNWGKHHLDLTGLYSAQKTYTNNQKSAGEGFLSDANGYHNIGMAQGKKTISSGREETALLSWMGRANYSYDRRYLLTLTARRDGYSAFGDNNKWALFPSVAGAWVISEESFFQNWNWKQLEFLKLRMSYGSNGNQAVSAYQTKTKLAQRDYIYGNDAEFAGGLVANFTKGNPNLKWETSYSFNVGVDFNLFDNRLNGSFDYYDTRTKDLLMNRSVPVMNGYTTMMDNVGKTKNTGFDLTLNSVNVKSEGFQWSSTFVLSGNWSKIVALKEDGKDDISNRWFIGQPIRVYYDYKVVGIWQESEREAAAKYKAVPGDAKLLDKDDSGTITADDRVIIGSKLPVWTAGLTNTFMYKNWSLSVFLNGVFDVTKENETVKFERQLFNKNVNYINNINYWTPENGSNEYTRLGYNETKHTFYTKASFVRIQDVNLAYQFPQQMIRKIGLEALTTYVNGRNLYTFSGAKKFTTNIEQDKYSLDASGYPTQRVFIIGVNVTF, encoded by the coding sequence ATGAAACATTCCTCACAAAAAAAGTATTTAAGAAAAGTATTTTCGCAAAGGATACTCTTCTTGTTATTATTAGGGTTTGTATCAATAGCCTCAGTTCACGCTCAGATAACAATCAGCGGAACGGTTACCGATACCAAGAACGAACCGATGATAGGTATCAGTGTCATCGTGAAAAACTCAACCAAAGGTACTGTCACCGATCTGGATGGTAAGTATACAATATCCGTTCCCGACAGTAAATCGGTATTGGTATTCTCATTTATCAGTTATAAAACACAGGAAATAACTGTCGGCTCTCAAAAAGTAATCAATGTACGTCTCGAAGATGCCTCTGCTGCACTCGACGAAGTAGTTGTAGTAGGTTATGGTACTCAAAAGAAAAGCGATTTAACGGGAGGTATAAGTACAATATCGTCTGATAAAATTGCAAAAATACCGGCGGTAAGTTTGGGACAGCGTTTGCAAGGGCAAATAGCGGGATTAAACGTTACCAGTTCTAATAATAAACCGGGCGAAGATGCAACCTTCAGGGTGAGAGGCGAGAAATCTCTCTCGGGAGGAAACAATCCTTTGATTATTTTAGACGGTATACCCTTTAATGGTAATATTACCGAAATAGATCAAAACAGTGTCGACAATATATCGGTATTGAGAGATGCATCTTCTGCAGCTATTTACGGATCTCGAGCAGCTAATGGAGTAATACTGATTACCACTAAAAAAGGAAAAGTAGGTAAACCCGTTGTTCGCTACAATGGATATGTAGGTTTTCAACAGGCAGAGTGGTTACCCGACTTGAGAAACGGTGACGAATATATTCAGCTCTTGAAAGATTTTCGGAAAGATATGGGCGATAAGCAATGGGATAATCCTAAGGCTTGGCTGCAACTTTCGTTGGTTGATAATTTCCAAAACGGAAGAGAAACTGACTGGAATAAAGAACTATTCAGAACAGCTCTTCAACAAGAACATCAGGTGAGCTTATCGGGTGCAACCGACGCTACTAATTATTTTGTATCGCTATCCTATTCCGATCAGGATGGAATTGTAAAATATACAGGCTATAAAAAATATGCCGTAACCTCTAATATCAATCAGAAAATAGGAAGTTGGCTTAATGTAGGAGCAAATATCCAATTGTTGGAAAGAAACAGGGGAGGAAAATCTCCCAACTTTGCCTATGGTTTCAGAATGTCGCCTTACGGAGATGTAAGAGACGAAAATGGCAGGTATGTACGTTATCCGATGAGTCCCGAAACAATGTATTACAGTCCCTTTGCCGATCAGGATGCAATTCTGGATGATGTTTCGAGAGCAGCATATACCAATGCGTATGCTGATATTAAACTGCCTGTAAAAGGATTATCGTACCGTGCCAATTTTGGCTACTCGTATCGTCATAGAGAAGAAGGCAGTTACTACGGTTCTACAACTATGACGGGTGAGCCTGTAGGCGGATCGGCTTCTATAACCAATACCAGCTATGGTGACTGGACTTGGGAAAATATTGTTCGCTATGATAACAATTGGGGGAAACATCATCTTGACTTGACGGGATTATACAGTGCCCAAAAAACATACACAAATAATCAAAAATCGGCTGGAGAAGGATTTCTTTCGGATGCTAACGGCTATCATAATATAGGAATGGCACAAGGAAAGAAAACTATCTCTTCGGGTAGGGAAGAAACAGCCCTTTTATCGTGGATGGGACGTGCAAACTATTCCTATGATCGTCGTTATTTATTGACATTAACTGCTCGTCGCGATGGATATTCTGCGTTTGGAGATAATAATAAATGGGCTTTGTTTCCATCCGTAGCAGGAGCTTGGGTGATAAGCGAAGAATCATTCTTTCAGAACTGGAACTGGAAGCAACTGGAATTTCTTAAATTGAGAATGTCATACGGATCGAATGGTAATCAGGCAGTAAGTGCCTATCAAACCAAAACAAAGTTGGCTCAACGCGATTATATATATGGTAATGATGCCGAATTTGCAGGAGGATTAGTTGCAAACTTCACTAAAGGAAACCCGAACTTGAAATGGGAAACTTCTTACTCGTTCAACGTAGGGGTCGATTTTAATTTGTTTGATAATCGTTTGAACGGATCGTTCGACTATTATGATACACGCACCAAGGACTTGTTGATGAATCGCTCGGTTCCTGTTATGAACGGTTACACGACCATGATGGATAATGTGGGTAAAACTAAAAATACAGGTTTCGATTTGACTCTTAATTCTGTAAATGTAAAAAGCGAAGGTTTTCAATGGAGCTCAACCTTTGTACTTTCGGGTAACTGGAGTAAAATTGTAGCCTTGAAAGAGGACGGAAAAGATGATATTAGCAATAGATGGTTTATAGGGCAGCCCATCCGTGTGTATTACGATTATAAGGTAGTAGGTATATGGCAGGAAAGTGAGCGCGAAGCAGCAGCTAAATACAAAGCTGTACCCGGAGATGCCAAGCTATTGGATAAGGATGATAGCGGTACGATTACTGCCGATGACCGTGTAATAATAGGGTCAAAACTTCCGGTCTGGACAGCAGGGCTTACCAATACATTTATGTATAAAAACTGGTCGTTGTCGGTATTCCTGAACGGAGTATTTGACGTAACTAAAGAAAATGAAACTGTAAAATTTGAACGCCAGTTATTCAATAAGAATGTAAATTATATAAATAATATAAATTACTGGACACCCGAAAACGGCTCTAACGAATATACCCGCTTGGGGTACAACGAAACCAAACATACATTTTATACGAAGGCTTCTTTTGTTAGGATTCAGGATGTAAATCTAGCCTATCAGTTTCCACAGCAAATGATCAGGAAGATAGGTCTCGAAGCCTTAACCACTTACGTAAACGGTCGTAATTTGTATACTTTCTCGGGAGCAAAGAAGTTTACCACCAATATCGAACAAGATAAATATAGTCTCGATGCTTCGGGGTATCCTACTCAGCGAGTATTTATTATAGGAGTCAATGTAACTTTCTAA
- a CDS encoding RagB/SusD family nutrient uptake outer membrane protein: protein MKKYISAILFALVLFSACSDSFLDENPKNFESAEQTYKTTKGFNAALNGLHAYARLEFETWNDNIVAQGACAYEVLQGGLDVCYINNVDGTLQPFQKYTFDATNSYIANRWKWAYGLITNANMMVNYAEKGDVAWIKDTDKTFFQANARFFRAYAYRYLTYLYGDVPWVDKVEDTYRVDFERTPKAQVLAKMIEDLEFAAKYLPENPGDVKDGELTKWVALHMLSEISIFAGDYKKAQTAALEVINSPYFKLMDTRFGKNASQAGDPFADMFLEKNQNRKAGNLESIWVIQAEYNVTGGSTTYNDWTRRAWVPAYYSIPGFMITQEYGGRGLGQIRPINYIFNSYETQDIRNSIYNIRREFIYNDPKNTELFGKKHTITEDNMDRGYMFPTTTKFDYMPENDPTYAGNQKDKIRFRLAETYLLLAEAYLDDNQASKAVDAINKVRERAGATLAKVAEVNMDYLLDERSRELLGEEMRRFTLVRTGKLIERTKKYNSKSASTIKDHHVLWPVPQGVIDANSGLKWENNPGYN from the coding sequence ATGAAAAAATATATATCAGCAATTTTATTCGCTCTAGTATTGTTCAGTGCTTGCAGTGATAGCTTTTTGGACGAGAACCCAAAAAACTTCGAGAGTGCCGAACAGACATACAAGACAACCAAAGGCTTTAATGCAGCCCTGAACGGCTTGCATGCCTATGCCAGACTCGAGTTCGAAACATGGAACGACAATATTGTCGCACAAGGAGCCTGTGCCTATGAGGTATTGCAGGGAGGTTTGGATGTATGCTACATAAACAATGTAGATGGTACTTTGCAGCCTTTTCAAAAGTATACATTTGATGCAACCAACAGCTATATCGCCAATAGATGGAAGTGGGCTTACGGGCTAATTACCAATGCCAATATGATGGTTAATTATGCCGAAAAGGGCGATGTGGCATGGATTAAAGATACCGACAAAACATTCTTTCAGGCTAATGCACGTTTCTTTAGAGCATATGCATATCGTTATCTGACTTATTTGTATGGCGATGTGCCTTGGGTAGACAAAGTAGAGGATACTTACAGAGTCGATTTTGAGAGGACTCCCAAAGCACAGGTACTTGCCAAGATGATTGAAGACCTGGAATTTGCTGCTAAATACCTGCCCGAAAATCCCGGAGACGTAAAAGATGGGGAATTGACCAAATGGGTTGCCCTGCATATGTTGAGTGAGATCAGTATTTTTGCAGGCGATTATAAAAAAGCCCAAACAGCAGCTTTAGAAGTAATCAATTCGCCTTATTTTAAATTGATGGACACACGCTTTGGCAAGAATGCCTCACAAGCAGGTGACCCGTTTGCCGATATGTTTCTTGAGAAAAATCAAAACCGCAAAGCAGGTAACTTAGAATCTATCTGGGTTATACAAGCAGAATACAATGTAACAGGTGGAAGTACTACTTACAACGACTGGACTCGCCGTGCATGGGTTCCGGCCTATTATAGTATTCCCGGTTTTATGATAACTCAGGAATATGGAGGAAGGGGCTTAGGACAAATACGTCCTATCAATTACATCTTTAATAGTTATGAGACTCAGGATATAAGAAATTCTATCTATAATATTCGCCGCGAGTTTATATACAACGATCCGAAGAATACTGAATTGTTTGGCAAGAAGCATACTATTACCGAGGATAATATGGATAGGGGATATATGTTTCCGACTACTACCAAATTTGATTATATGCCCGAAAATGATCCGACTTATGCAGGTAATCAAAAAGATAAAATAAGATTCCGACTTGCCGAAACATATCTTTTGCTGGCAGAGGCTTATCTTGACGATAATCAAGCTTCAAAAGCTGTTGATGCCATAAATAAGGTTCGGGAAAGGGCTGGAGCTACACTTGCTAAAGTGGCAGAGGTGAATATGGATTATCTGCTGGATGAAAGATCAAGAGAATTGTTAGGTGAAGAGATGAGGCGTTTTACATTGGTACGTACAGGTAAATTGATAGAAAGGACAAAGAAATACAATTCTAAGTCGGCATCTACTATAAAAGATCATCATGTTCTTTGGCCTGTACCACAAGGTGTTATTGATGCCAATTCGGGATTGAAATGGGAAAATAATCCAGGATATAATTAA
- the kbl gene encoding glycine C-acetyltransferase, producing the protein MYGKFQEFLQKELNSIEEQGLFKNERIITSAQNARIRVQTGQEVLNFCANNYLGLSDNQELIDAAKEALDKRGFGMSSVRFICGTQDIHKELEAKISKFFGTEDSILYAACFDANGGVFEPLLGEEDAIISDALNHASIIDGVRLCKAKRYRYANANMVELEECLKQSQVQRFRIIVTDGVFSMDGNVAPLDKIMELADKYQALVMIDESHSAGVVGKTGRGVTELYNCKGKADIITGTLGKAFGGAIGGFTTGKKEIISMLRQRSRPYLFSNSIPPMIAGAGIRMFEMMDESNDRQDKLHANVDYFVSNMQAAGFDIKPTQSAICAVMLYDAKLSQQVAAKLLEEGIYVTGFYYPVVPKGEARIRVQLSAAHEREHLEKCIAAFTKVGKELGVI; encoded by the coding sequence ATGTACGGAAAATTTCAAGAATTCTTGCAAAAAGAATTAAACTCAATCGAAGAACAAGGACTATTTAAAAACGAAAGAATTATTACATCTGCCCAAAATGCTCGAATAAGAGTGCAAACAGGACAGGAGGTTCTCAACTTTTGTGCAAACAATTATCTCGGATTATCGGATAATCAGGAATTGATTGATGCAGCTAAAGAAGCATTGGATAAACGAGGCTTCGGGATGTCGTCCGTTCGTTTTATCTGCGGTACTCAGGACATACACAAAGAATTGGAAGCCAAAATTTCGAAGTTTTTCGGAACAGAGGACTCCATACTTTATGCAGCCTGTTTCGATGCTAATGGCGGCGTATTCGAACCTCTGTTGGGAGAAGAAGACGCTATCATTTCGGATGCTCTGAATCATGCATCGATAATTGATGGTGTACGTCTGTGTAAAGCAAAAAGATACCGTTATGCCAATGCCAATATGGTGGAGCTGGAAGAGTGCCTTAAGCAATCGCAAGTACAACGCTTTCGTATAATAGTTACCGATGGAGTATTTTCTATGGATGGTAATGTAGCCCCTCTTGATAAAATAATGGAACTTGCCGATAAATACCAAGCTTTGGTAATGATAGACGAAAGCCATTCGGCAGGAGTCGTAGGCAAAACAGGACGAGGTGTGACCGAATTATATAACTGCAAAGGAAAAGCCGATATTATAACCGGAACTCTGGGCAAAGCTTTTGGTGGAGCTATCGGTGGATTTACAACCGGTAAGAAAGAAATAATAAGCATGTTGCGTCAACGTTCACGTCCTTATTTGTTTTCGAATTCTATCCCTCCTATGATTGCCGGAGCAGGTATCCGTATGTTCGAAATGATGGACGAAAGTAACGACCGTCAGGATAAACTTCATGCCAATGTCGATTATTTTGTATCTAATATGCAAGCCGCAGGATTCGATATAAAACCTACTCAGTCTGCTATTTGTGCTGTGATGCTGTATGATGCGAAGCTTTCGCAGCAGGTAGCTGCTAAACTTCTGGAAGAAGGAATCTATGTTACAGGATTTTATTATCCGGTAGTTCCCAAAGGTGAAGCACGCATACGGGTACAATTATCGGCAGCACACGAAAGAGAGCATCTCGAAAAATGTATTGCGGCATTTACCAAAGTAGGTAAAGAACTGGGTGTGATTTAA
- a CDS encoding NAD-dependent epimerase/dehydratase family protein has product MKKILFTGCAGQIGSELTLAFRKLYGNDNIIASDLSTKVCPDLLNSGPFVQLDVLDTKALGETIDKYKVDGIVHLAAILSAVGEKNPQLAWNVNINGTVNVFEVAREKKLERVLVPSSIAAFGPDTPRTMTPQKTILHPTTMYGVTKVALELLGNYYNLKYDMDIRGLRYPGVISHKTQPGGGTTDYAVAIYFDAVKQGSYECFLTEDTMLPMIYMPDCLKATIELFQAEKSRLQNATGYNLAAFSVTPKEMTESIQKVIPDFKISYSPDYRQEIADSWPDSIDDKEARDEWDWKPDYDLDSMTVDIIKEIRLK; this is encoded by the coding sequence ATGAAGAAAATTCTTTTTACGGGTTGTGCAGGACAAATAGGTTCGGAGCTAACCTTGGCATTTCGCAAACTATACGGAAACGACAATATTATTGCCTCTGACTTATCGACCAAAGTATGTCCCGATTTATTAAACAGCGGACCCTTTGTGCAATTGGATGTGTTGGATACTAAAGCATTGGGAGAAACTATCGACAAATATAAAGTCGATGGTATAGTGCATCTGGCAGCCATACTTTCGGCAGTGGGTGAGAAAAATCCCCAATTAGCTTGGAATGTCAATATCAATGGTACGGTAAACGTGTTCGAAGTAGCACGTGAGAAGAAGCTGGAACGAGTGCTTGTGCCCAGTTCCATTGCAGCTTTTGGACCCGATACACCCCGAACGATGACACCTCAGAAAACGATACTCCATCCGACTACCATGTATGGAGTTACTAAGGTAGCTCTTGAACTGTTGGGCAATTATTACAACCTCAAATACGATATGGATATCAGAGGGTTGAGGTATCCGGGAGTAATAAGTCATAAAACACAACCGGGAGGAGGTACAACCGATTATGCTGTAGCCATTTACTTTGATGCTGTAAAGCAAGGTTCGTATGAATGTTTCTTGACAGAAGATACTATGTTGCCGATGATTTATATGCCCGATTGCCTGAAAGCAACTATTGAATTGTTTCAAGCCGAGAAATCACGCTTGCAGAATGCAACAGGATATAATCTGGCAGCCTTTAGCGTAACTCCGAAAGAAATGACAGAGTCGATACAGAAAGTTATTCCCGATTTCAAAATATCTTATTCGCCCGATTACAGGCAGGAGATTGCCGATTCGTGGCCCGATAGTATTGATGATAAAGAGGCCAGAGACGAATGGGATTGGAAGCCCGATTATGATTTAGACTCTATGACTGTTGATATTATAAAAGAGATTCGATTAAAATAA